The genomic window ATCTGCTGGTACAGCCCGCGCAGGGTGCCGGCCGGGACGGGATCGAACGCCGCCGCCACCGGCTCGTCCAGGCAATCCTGATGCTCGCCGATCCAGTACAGCAAATGGCTGTCGCGCCACAGGCTGCCCGGCGGTTGCTGGTACTGCTGGTAATGGCGCAGCAGGGCCTGGGCAAGAAAGTGCTGGGCCATGTACAAGCACCAGGCCATGTGCGGCCGCGACGGCTTGCGGCCGTTGAGGATCTGCAGCAGCAGGCGCTTGAAGCCGGCGGCGAGTTCGCTGCAGAAGTGTACGAACAGTGCCGGCGGCGTCTTTTCCTGGCGGATCAGGCGTTCGTAATACCGGTATTCTTCGCTGAGGCTTTGCAGGGCGCGTTGCCTTTCCAGTAAGGTCAGCGCGCACCGGTTGAGGCGGAACAGCGTGCCCAGGGCTCTCTGCAGACCTTCCTGCAGGGGCTGAAGCCGCGATTCCTGAAGCCTGACCGCCAGGTTGCTCATTGCCTCGGCATCTTCTTCGAGGATGTCCGGCACCTCCAGGCGCAGGGCATCGAGCATCATGACCACCCCGCATACACGAGGATTGAAGGCATGGGAGTGCGGCTCCGTATTGTGATGGGCGTGATGGCTGGCCTGATCCTGGCCGGTTGCTCGGCGGACTATGGCACCGATCAGCATGGACAGAAAGTACCCGCTGCGAAGGTAGATGGCCAGTGGCTAGTGATCAATTACTGGGCCGAGTGGTGCGCGCCATGCCGCAAGGAGATTCCCGAGCTGAACCAGCTGGCGGAACAGGGCAATACGCAGGGCTTCCGGGTGCTGGGGGTGAACTTCGACGGGCTGCGCGATGCCGAGCTGGCGAAGGCCTCGCAGGCCCTGGGCGTGCAGTACACCGTGCTGGCCGACGACCCCGCGCCGCGTCTGGGCCTGCCACGCAGCGACGCGCTGCCTGTCACCTATATCGTCGACCCTGATGGCAAGATGCGCGAGCAGTTGCTCGGCGAGCAGACCGCCGCCGGCGTGCAGGCGCGCTTGAGCGCATTGCGCGAGGAGAAGCAGTGATGGCCAGGATCTGTCTGCACGGCTACATCAGTGGCAAGGTGCAAGGCGTATATTACCGCCAGAGCACGCAGGAACAGGCCGAGCGCCTGGATATCGACGGCTGGATACGCAACCTCGACGACGGGCGCGTGGAGCTGTTGATCGAGGGAGAGGACGATGCGGTGCGCGAGCTGGAGAAGTGGCTGGCGCGAGGGCCGGTGAAGGCCAAGGTGGCCGCAGTGGAGCTGGAGCCGATGACGCCCCAGGGCATCACCGGCTTCATCGTTCGCCGCTAGACGTCAGTTGCTGACGCCGGGGTCCGCTGCCAGGCGACCGGCGTCGGTCATCAGGCTGTGGAGGAATTCCTTCTGCAGCTCCGGATCGTTGCGGGTCAGTTCGATCAGGCTCTGCTCCAGCTCGCTGGCTTCTTCTTCCAGGCCAAGGTCGGACAGGCGCTTTACCCGGTGCACCCAGCGGTGCACGTCCTCGCCTTCCAGGTCGTCATAGATCAGCGCGTGGGCTTCCTGCAGCTTGCCGCGCAGGGAGCGGCTGACCAGCAGGCTGGCATCGGCGCGGGTGTCGTCCGACGGGTCCTGGACGCTGAACTGCAGACGGCCGATGCGGCTGACTTCGTCGTCGCTGAACGGGCCTTCCAGCAGGTTCAGGCGCAGCACGCCATGGCGATCGGTGAGCAGTTCCTGGGAGCTCTTGCCGGCGGTGACGGTCACCGGGCGCTCCGACCAGGGCAGGCTGGAGTACTCGGTG from Pseudomonas sp. GCEP-101 includes these protein-coding regions:
- a CDS encoding acylphosphatase, whose amino-acid sequence is MARICLHGYISGKVQGVYYRQSTQEQAERLDIDGWIRNLDDGRVELLIEGEDDAVRELEKWLARGPVKAKVAAVELEPMTPQGITGFIVRR
- a CDS encoding TlpA disulfide reductase family protein codes for the protein MGVRLRIVMGVMAGLILAGCSADYGTDQHGQKVPAAKVDGQWLVINYWAEWCAPCRKEIPELNQLAEQGNTQGFRVLGVNFDGLRDAELAKASQALGVQYTVLADDPAPRLGLPRSDALPVTYIVDPDGKMREQLLGEQTAAGVQARLSALREEKQ